One Mycteria americana isolate JAX WOST 10 ecotype Jacksonville Zoo and Gardens chromosome 21, USCA_MyAme_1.0, whole genome shotgun sequence genomic region harbors:
- the IL22RA1 gene encoding interleukin-22 receptor subunit alpha-1 — MKQFLIILAVFSVVGIATTERSSCLKRAAFSSTNFENILTWETEADIPPDTVFDVQYKQYGEKSWLNKRECQSITQPFCNLTRETENFTEHYYARVRATGQNYCSSNWVRSERFEPRKETIIGAPEVEYIPYVRSIKFLIWPPYTPLRGEDDRQLTIEDIYSKFGAVDYHLTIFNQRTHQKWTKNEHNKEFEVFNLDPDTEYNGTVYMYLLQRSSKAQVFWVKTLAADNTWLLYCFVALVFCAGLVVAAISYVIYKYVKQHSAQPMSLDFRGISSFQPLTLTVEHIIKPINLTKPSLLIPEVQLPQISQHLDRALEPPWSSHAPETAYQQQTNVPTFRLPTQPPCLASTAPSGYAPQIVEQSGPTAMSSQILPLTYGVCVEGTDDVDKKNVQPNQMLKEVSPDSFVGGKLITQTLGKSCSQWNYKEPRPKLALWNSSDTRESVLLQGSPGQTQQLLLQTDGMESKVPVSQLALSYLEQGGCYRRQTAELPLLWSSMKVDTDYVPENEPLSSLSATLLFSVGTGNNFPGEKNTERWMLPDSFSRSTNKLQFPETQGTEMLTAARELSCTKLNNVVSQDTIISDQDNGTPLTMLFKDLDLKVLWDQDENTEFY, encoded by the exons GTATGGAGAAAAATCCTGGCTTAACAAGCGTGAGTGCCAGAGTATCACGCAGCCTTTCTGCAATCTCACTCGTGAAACAGAAAACTTCACGGAGCATTACTACGCCAGGGTGAGGGCCACTGGCCAGAACTACTGCTCCTCCAACTGGGTGCGCTCAGAAAGATTTGAACCCAGAAAAGAGA CTATTATTGGAGCACCAGAAGTGGAGTATATTCCTTATGTACGGTCCATAAAGTTTCTTATATGGCCCCCCTATACTCCACTGAGAGGTGAGGATGACCGCCAGCTAACCATAGAGGACATTTATAGCAAATTTGGTGCTGTTGATTATCACTTAACAATATTCAACCAAAGGACACACCAAAAG tggACAAAGAATGAGCACAACAAAGAATTTGAAGTTTTCAACTTGGACCCAGACACTGAATATAATGGAACAGTATACATGTATCTcctccagagaagcagcaaagctcAAGTATTTTGGGTTAAAACACTAGCAG CTG ACAACACATGGCTTCTCTACTGTTTCGTGGCACTCGTGTTCTGTGCTGGACTGGTGGTTGCTGCAATTAGCTATGTGATCTATAAGTACGTCAAGCAACACAGTGCACAGCCGATGTCTTTG GACTTCAGAGGGATTTCGTCATTCCAGCCTCTTACACTGACAGTGGAACATATTATAAAGCCCATTAATTTAACCAAACCTTCACTTCTCATCCCTGAAGTGCAGTTACCACAGATCAGCCAACATTTGGACAGAGCACTGGAGCCACCATGGTCTTCCCATGCACCAGAAACTGCCTATCAGCAACAGACAAATGTACCGACATTCCGGCTGCCCACTCAGCCACCCTGCTTGGcaagcacagctccttctggTTACGCTCCTCAAATAGTTGAGCAAAGTGGTCCTACTGCTATGTCCAGCCAAATTCTGCCCCTAACCTACGGGGTGTGTGTCGAAGGCACAGACGACGTTGACAAGAAGAATGTGCAGCCAAACCAAATGCTGAAGGAAGTTTCTCCAGATAGTTTTGTTGGTGGAAAGCTTATAACCCAGACGCTGGGCAAGAGCTGCAGCCAGTGGAATTACAAAGAACCAAGGCCAAAGTTGGCATTGTGGAACAGCAGTGACACCAGAGAGTCAGTCCTCTTACAGGGGAGCCCTGGGCAAACACAGCAACTGCTGTTGCAGACTGACGGGATGGAAAGTAAAGTGCCTGTATCCCAGCTGGCACTGTCTTACCTGGAACAAGGAGGATGCTATAGACGACAGACAGCAGAACTGCCACTGTTATGGTCTTCAATGAAAGTTGACACAGACTATGTTCCAGAGAATGAACCGCTGTCATCTCTATCAGCAACCCTCCTTTTCTCAGTCGGTACTGGAAACAACTTCCCTGGAGAGAAGAACACAGAGCGGTGGATGTTGCCAGATTCGTTCTCACGTTCTACAAATAAATTGCAGTTCCCAGAGACTCAAGGAACAGAAATGTTAACAGCAGCAAGGGAGCTAAGCTGCACAAAACTGAATAATGTTGTGTCCCAAGACACTATCATCTCAGACCAGGACAATGGCACTCCTCTCACTATGCTGTTCAAAGATTTGGACTTAAAAGTACTGTGGGATCAGgatgaaaacacagaattttattAG